GGCGCTCTTCGATTCGTGCCAACCAAGGTTGGCACCTACCAGAGCTGTGGGCGCTACGCCTCAGCGCAGCAGTGCAACCACCACGCACACCGCCACCAGAGCCAATGCAGCCCACTGCATCGGTACGAAGAAGAAATGATGGGGCGCGGCCACACCCTTCTGCCGGGGTGCCCGGTTGAGCCACAGGCCCAGCAGCACGTTCAGGGCTGCGCCGATCCCTGCCCCCAGCAGGACCTGCTGCAGCGGAATGTTGCCCCTGGGGCCGTCATGCGGGAAGAAGTACGCCAGCAGCAGGATGGCTGCAATCGGCGTCACCAGCGTCATGATTCCCCAACCGCGGTAGATCATCGGCACGTTCTCCGTAAAAGCGGAGGGCATTGTAGTGGGAAGGCCAACGCTGTCGTGATCATCCAGCGCCGGCCAGCCACTTCAACGCTGCCAGACAGCAGCTGTCGGCTCGTGCCGGCTCGTCCAGGTCATCTGCGGCATTCGTTGCCGCCTGCCAACACAGCCGAAGAAGGTGTGAACCGCCTCGCAGCGCTGCTCACATGGCGACGGTATCCATGTCGCTCCTTCAATGGACTGTACAAGGAGCTCCCATGCCCGGCTTGCTTCGCACCCAATGGCTCGCAGCCTGTCTCCTGCTTGCAGCCGCCGTCGTCTCACAATCGCCCGCCCATGCGGGCGGCGTCGTGCCCTGCAGCCCCTGCGCCGATCCACGGTCAGCGGCGCTCCAATCCGGAGTGGGCCTGACGGTCGTGGTCGACCCGGACCAACGTCGTCTCAATGGCTATACCGTGGAATATGACCGCGAACTGCGGCGCTATCGTGCCGTTCCCACAGCGGTCCCAGCGGAAGTGACCGCGACGTTCAAACGGATCCTTGCACTGCCGCAGGGCCACATTGCATCCGGGACACAGTTCGTCCCGCAGGCCTTCGGCAGCGGCGCCGTCGTCCCCATCCATCCCGACGACCCACAGAGCGCGAATGGAATGACCTTCCCGCCTGCAATGAAAGATCTCAATGCCTATGACGTCGTCCATTCGGCAACCTACCGCAGCCAGCTGGAACTCGCCGTTGGCCAGGCCTTCAGCGGCGCCAACACCGAACACGCGGCGTGGAACTCGCTGGCCACCACCCTCTCTTCGATCGTCCTGAGCTGGGTCAGCAAGCTGTTCGGGGTGCAGACGGTGACCTATGTCATCACCTGGCGCGATGGCTCCCGGACCAGGCTGGTGATCTCACCGGATTCCGTGGATAGAGCCAAGTACGTGTCCGGCGAAAGCGTGGACGCCAGCGGCAACCGCATTCCCGATGGCGCGGCATCCAATGCCGAAACCGGCGAAGGCTACTCTGGTGCCTATCACTTCAGCGACGAACAGAGCTACCAGAACTGGCTGGATTCGGCGCACCTGTATGGCGTGCAGATCATCGTCAATCCGGGCGCAGCGCCGTCCGGCCCCATCTGCCGCTGGGATGGCAGGCAGCTCCAGTGCGATGTGCCTCGCTGACGCACTGCCGGTGTGATGTCGTCATCCCTGCATGACAGGGAGCGACTGGCCGCGCCGCCCTTGCAGCGGCACGGCCATGCAACTCAGCGCAGCCCGGTCTCGTTGCGGGCGATCACCAGGCGCTGGATCTCCGAGGTGCCCTCGTAGATCTCGGTGATCTTGGCATCACGGAAGTAGCGCTCCAGCGGCATTTCCTTGGAGTAGCCCATGCCGCCGTGGATCTGCACGGCCTGGTGGGTGATCCACATCGCCGCTTCCGAAGCGGTCAGCTTGGCAATGGCCGCTTCATTGCTGAAGCGCTTGCCCTGGCCCTTCACCCACGCTGCGCGCAGGGTCAGCAGCAGCGCTGCGTCTAGCTTGCACTTCATGTCGGCGATCTTGGCCTGGGTCATCTGGAAGGTGCCGATTGCGGCGCCGAATGCCTTGCGCTCCTTCACATACTCGATCGTCGCTTCATAGGCGGCGCGGGCGATGCCGATGGCCTGCGAAGCAATGCCGATGCGGCCAGCATCGAGCACGCCCATGGCGATCTTGAAGCCCTCGCCTTCCTGGCCCAGCACGTCTTCGGCCTGCGCCACGTAATCGTTGAACTCGATCTCGCAGGTGGCCGAGGCACGGATGCCCAGCTTGGGCTCGGTCTTGCCACGACCGAAACCGGCTTTGTCGGTATCGATGATGAAAGCAGTGATGCCGCGCGCGCCCTTGTCCGGCTCGCTCATCGCGAACAGCACGATGTACTTGGCCACCGGGCCGGAGGTGATCCAGCTCTTCTTGCCATTGATGACGAAGGTGCCGTCGGCCTGCTTCACCGCGCGGCAGCGCATGGCGGTGGCGTCGGAGCCGGACTGCGGCTCGGTCAACGCGAACGCGCCGATGGCAGTGCCTTCGGCGATGGCACGCACGTAGGTCTGCTTCTGCTGCTCCGTACCATGGGTGAGGATGCCATTGCAGAACAGCGAGTTGTTGACCGACATGATGGTCGAGTGGGCTGCGTCGGCGGCGGCGACCTCCACCATCGCCAGCACGTACGCAACCGGGTCCATGCCCGCACCGCCGTATTCGGTCGGCACTTCGATGCCCATCAGGCCGTTCTCGCCCAGCAGGCGGATGTTGTCCAGCGGGAACTCGCCCGTGCGGTCATGGTGCTCTGCGCTGGGGGCGATCTTTTCCTGCGCGATGCGCCGCGCCACGTCCTGCAGCATCAACTGCTCTTCGGTAAAGCTGAAATCCACAACACCCTCCCGGGTACATGAAGTTATGGGCTGCATACGGCGCGCCCAGGTGTCCCGATTGTACCGGGGCCCGGCGGTTTCCGTACGCTGGCGACTTGACCGCGGCAGGCCTTCTCGGCGAATATATCTCTATATCGCGATAGGTAGATATTTATGGATCTGGAAGACTGGTCGACCCGCCTGAAGGTGTTCGCCGATGCCACCCGCGTGCGCCTGCTGGCGCTGCTGGAGCAGGAAGAACTGACCGTGGCCGAACTGTCGGCGATCACCCGGCTGGCGCAGCCGCGCGTGTCCACCCACCTGGCGCGCCTGAAGGAAGCCGGCCTCGTCCGCGACCGCCGTGCCGGCGTGTCGGCCTACTACCGCTTCGACGAGGCCCAGCTGGACCCGGCGCAGCGTGCATTGTGGCATGCCTTGAGCAACGGAAGCGACGACCCGTTGCTGCGGCAGGATGCCGAGCGGGTGGCTGCAGTGCTGGCCC
This portion of the Stenotrophomonas sp. WZN-1 genome encodes:
- a CDS encoding acyl-CoA dehydrogenase family protein, giving the protein MDFSFTEEQLMLQDVARRIAQEKIAPSAEHHDRTGEFPLDNIRLLGENGLMGIEVPTEYGGAGMDPVAYVLAMVEVAAADAAHSTIMSVNNSLFCNGILTHGTEQQKQTYVRAIAEGTAIGAFALTEPQSGSDATAMRCRAVKQADGTFVINGKKSWITSGPVAKYIVLFAMSEPDKGARGITAFIIDTDKAGFGRGKTEPKLGIRASATCEIEFNDYVAQAEDVLGQEGEGFKIAMGVLDAGRIGIASQAIGIARAAYEATIEYVKERKAFGAAIGTFQMTQAKIADMKCKLDAALLLTLRAAWVKGQGKRFSNEAAIAKLTASEAAMWITHQAVQIHGGMGYSKEMPLERYFRDAKITEIYEGTSEIQRLVIARNETGLR